The proteins below are encoded in one region of Streptomyces cyanogenus:
- a CDS encoding ABC-F family ATP-binding cassette domain-containing protein encodes MTATLVAKNLAAGHGDRSLFSGLDLVVAPGDVIGLVGANGAGKSTLLRMLAGLLQPEQGELRLSPPTATVGHLPQEPERRPGETVREFLARRTGVAEAQRTMDEATQALVDGAPGADDAYAVALERWLGLGGADLEERAEEVADSLGLAVDLDQPMTALSGGQAARAGLASLLLSRYDVFLLDEPTNDLDLDGLERLERFVTGLRAGTVVVSHDREFLTRTVTKVLELDLAQQQINLYGGGYAAYLEEREVARRHAREEYEEYADKKAALQDRAQTQRAWMDKGVKNARRKAGNDNDKIGRKFRSEASEKQAAKARQTQRMIERLEVVEEPRKEWELRMEIASAPRSGAVVATLRDAEVRRGDFTFGPVSLQIDWADRIAVTGANGSGKSTMLGALLGRVPLDAGHAALGSGVLVGEVDQARGLFHGPETLLDAFCAAVPDTEPAEVRTLLAKFGLKSAHVLRPAATLSPGERTRAALALLQGRGVNLLVLDEPTNHLDLPAIEQLEGALDAYTGTLLLVTHDRRMLDAVRVTRRLEVADGKVTER; translated from the coding sequence ATGACTGCCACCCTCGTTGCCAAGAACCTCGCCGCCGGGCACGGCGACCGCTCGCTGTTCTCCGGGCTCGACCTCGTGGTCGCACCCGGCGATGTGATCGGGCTGGTCGGCGCCAACGGCGCGGGAAAGTCGACCCTGCTGCGGATGCTCGCCGGGCTCCTCCAGCCCGAGCAGGGCGAACTGCGGCTGTCCCCGCCGACGGCGACCGTCGGGCACCTGCCGCAGGAGCCGGAGCGCCGGCCGGGGGAGACCGTCCGTGAGTTCCTGGCCCGCCGCACCGGGGTCGCCGAGGCCCAGCGGACGATGGACGAGGCCACCCAGGCGCTGGTCGACGGCGCGCCCGGCGCCGACGACGCCTACGCGGTGGCCCTGGAGCGGTGGCTCGGCCTGGGCGGTGCCGACCTGGAGGAGCGCGCGGAGGAGGTCGCCGACTCCCTCGGCCTGGCCGTGGACCTGGACCAGCCGATGACCGCCCTCTCCGGCGGCCAGGCGGCCCGTGCCGGCCTCGCCTCCCTGCTGCTGTCCCGCTACGACGTCTTCCTCCTGGACGAGCCCACCAACGACCTGGACCTGGACGGCCTGGAGCGTCTGGAACGGTTCGTCACCGGCCTGCGCGCCGGCACGGTCGTCGTCAGCCACGACCGCGAGTTCCTCACCCGCACCGTCACCAAGGTGCTCGAACTCGACCTCGCCCAGCAGCAGATCAACCTCTACGGCGGCGGCTACGCGGCCTACCTGGAAGAGCGCGAGGTGGCCCGCCGGCACGCCCGCGAGGAGTACGAGGAGTACGCCGACAAGAAGGCGGCTCTGCAGGACCGTGCCCAGACGCAGCGGGCCTGGATGGACAAGGGCGTCAAGAACGCCCGGCGCAAGGCGGGCAACGACAACGACAAGATCGGCCGCAAGTTCCGCAGCGAGGCCAGCGAGAAGCAGGCCGCCAAGGCCCGGCAGACCCAGCGCATGATCGAGCGCCTGGAGGTGGTCGAGGAGCCGCGCAAGGAGTGGGAGCTGCGCATGGAGATCGCGTCCGCCCCGCGGTCGGGCGCGGTCGTGGCGACGCTGCGGGACGCCGAGGTCCGGCGCGGCGACTTCACCTTCGGCCCGGTCTCCCTGCAGATCGACTGGGCGGACCGGATCGCGGTGACGGGCGCCAACGGATCCGGGAAGTCCACCATGCTCGGCGCGCTGCTGGGCCGTGTCCCGCTCGACGCCGGCCACGCGGCCCTCGGCTCCGGGGTCCTGGTCGGCGAGGTCGACCAGGCCCGGGGGCTGTTCCACGGCCCGGAGACCCTGCTCGACGCCTTCTGCGCCGCCGTCCCCGACACCGAACCGGCGGAGGTCCGCACCCTGCTGGCCAAGTTCGGCCTGAAGTCCGCCCATGTGCTGCGCCCGGCCGCGACCCTCTCCCCGGGTGAACGCACCCGCGCCGCGCTCGCCCTGCTCCAGGGCCGGGGCGTCAACCTCCTGGTCCTGGACGAGCCGACGAACCACCTGGACCTGCCGGCCATCGAGCAGCTGGAGGGGGCCCTCGACGCCTACACGGGCACCCTGCTCCTGGTCACCCACGACCGCCGCATGCTGGACGCGGTCCGGGTGACCCGGCGCCTGGAGGTGGCGGACGGCAAGGTGACGGAGCGTTAG
- a CDS encoding FAD-dependent oxidoreductase, with the protein MIVVGGGIAGLTTAVLLAESGRRVRVWTREPAERTTSAVAGGLWWPYRIEPEPLAGAWALASLGVYEELAQRPEETGVRLVEGVHHGTRVDGLGAWAGQLPGLRAVAEGLAARLPVIDMPVQLAWLRERLAKAGGAVEVREVTDLAAVPAAVVVNCTGLGARALVPDPAVRPVRGQLVVVENPGVSTWFTSVDHSSAASTYFIPQPGRLLLGGTAEEDDWSLEPDPATAAAIVARCAAVRPEIAGARVLAHRVGLRPAREAVRLERRPLPDGRVLVHNYGHGGAGVTVAWGCAREAAELAFPRT; encoded by the coding sequence GTGATCGTGGTCGGGGGCGGGATCGCCGGGCTGACGACGGCCGTGTTGCTGGCCGAGTCCGGGCGGCGCGTGCGGGTGTGGACGCGGGAGCCGGCCGAGCGGACCACCTCGGCGGTCGCCGGCGGCCTGTGGTGGCCGTACCGCATCGAACCCGAACCGCTGGCCGGCGCGTGGGCGCTGGCGTCCCTCGGGGTGTACGAGGAGCTGGCGCAGCGCCCCGAGGAGACGGGGGTGCGCCTGGTCGAGGGCGTGCACCACGGGACCCGGGTGGACGGGCTGGGCGCGTGGGCGGGGCAGCTGCCGGGGCTGCGGGCGGTGGCCGAGGGGCTGGCGGCGCGGCTGCCGGTGATCGACATGCCGGTGCAGCTGGCGTGGCTGCGGGAGCGGCTGGCGAAGGCGGGCGGCGCGGTGGAGGTCCGTGAGGTGACCGATCTGGCCGCCGTGCCCGCCGCCGTGGTGGTCAACTGCACGGGGCTCGGGGCGCGTGCGCTGGTGCCGGACCCGGCGGTGCGCCCGGTGCGCGGGCAGCTGGTCGTGGTGGAGAACCCGGGCGTCTCCACCTGGTTCACCTCCGTCGACCACTCCTCGGCCGCCTCCACCTACTTCATTCCGCAGCCGGGCCGGCTGCTGCTGGGCGGCACGGCCGAGGAGGACGACTGGTCCCTGGAACCCGACCCGGCCACCGCCGCGGCGATCGTCGCCCGGTGCGCGGCCGTCCGCCCGGAGATCGCCGGGGCGCGCGTGCTCGCGCACCGGGTGGGCCTGCGGCCGGCCCGGGAGGCGGTACGGCTGGAGCGCCGGCCCCTGCCGGACGGCCGCGTGCTGGTGCACAACTACGGCCACGGCGGGGCCGGGGTCACGGTGGCCTGGGGCTGCGCTCGGGAGGCGGCGGAGCTGGCGTTCCCCAGGACCTGA
- a CDS encoding PfkB family carbohydrate kinase, with amino-acid sequence MAVRADASDVLVLGGAGVDTIVHVPELPLPYADSYMIDSGIRTRAGQTGDFVALGLAALGLRTHHLDLLGDDPEGDLVRALHHEHGIGLTALPQPAGTKRAVNLVGPDGRRLSLYDTSRAHPDDRFPQATVRALAAASRHVHVTITQPCAHALPVLRETGVPLSTDLHDWDGENPYHEPFAYAADVVFLSAAALADPERTMRRIAERGRADTVVATAGADGAHLLTGGELTRVPVVDPPAPVVDSNGAGDAFAAAFLYGRLSGEPPERCARYGAIAGAHACTVPASRADAIGRADLLRRAAGPNP; translated from the coding sequence ATGGCCGTGCGAGCGGACGCGAGCGATGTGCTGGTGCTGGGCGGGGCCGGCGTGGACACGATCGTCCACGTCCCCGAGCTGCCCCTGCCCTACGCCGACAGTTACATGATCGACTCGGGGATCCGCACCCGCGCGGGGCAGACCGGTGACTTCGTCGCCCTGGGGCTGGCCGCGCTCGGCCTGCGCACCCACCACCTCGACCTGCTCGGCGACGACCCCGAGGGCGACCTCGTGCGCGCCCTGCACCACGAGCACGGCATCGGCCTCACCGCGCTCCCGCAGCCGGCCGGCACCAAGCGGGCGGTCAACCTGGTCGGCCCGGACGGCCGCCGCCTGTCCCTGTACGACACCAGCCGCGCCCACCCCGACGACCGCTTCCCCCAGGCCACCGTGCGCGCGCTGGCCGCCGCGAGCCGTCACGTGCACGTGACGATCACCCAGCCCTGCGCCCACGCCCTGCCGGTCCTGCGGGAAACCGGCGTGCCGCTCTCCACGGACCTGCACGACTGGGACGGCGAGAACCCGTACCACGAGCCGTTCGCGTACGCGGCCGACGTCGTCTTCCTCTCCGCCGCCGCCCTCGCCGACCCCGAACGGACCATGCGGCGCATCGCCGAGCGGGGCCGGGCCGACACGGTCGTCGCCACCGCGGGAGCCGACGGCGCCCACCTGCTGACCGGCGGCGAGCTGACCCGGGTGCCGGTGGTGGACCCGCCCGCGCCGGTGGTCGACTCCAACGGCGCGGGCGACGCCTTCGCCGCCGCGTTCCTCTACGGCCGGCTGAGCGGCGAGCCGCCCGAGCGCTGCGCCAGGTACGGCGCGATCGCGGGCGCCCACGCGTGCACCGTCCCGGCCTCCCGCGCGGACGCGATAGGCCGGGCGGACCTCCTGCGGCGGGCGGCCGGGCCGAACCCGTGA
- a CDS encoding DinB family protein: MTGSDPKADLQVYLQDARDALLWKLDGLPEYDIRRPLTPTGTNLLGLVKHLAGAEALYFGAAFGRPFPGTPLWITGDAEPDADLWARADETREDITGRYRQACARADETIAALPLDAVGRVPGAPAGTTLHRVLTHMVAETQRHAGHADIVRELIDGAVGQRPDGLNVAPRDPAHLDRVERAAREAAARGN; encoded by the coding sequence ATGACCGGATCAGATCCCAAAGCCGACCTCCAGGTGTATCTCCAGGACGCCCGTGACGCACTGCTGTGGAAACTCGACGGCCTGCCCGAGTACGACATCCGGCGCCCCCTCACCCCCACCGGCACCAACCTGCTGGGCCTGGTGAAGCACCTGGCGGGTGCGGAGGCGCTGTACTTCGGCGCGGCCTTCGGCCGGCCCTTCCCCGGCACGCCCCTGTGGATCACGGGCGACGCCGAGCCGGACGCGGACCTGTGGGCGCGGGCCGACGAGACCCGCGAGGACATCACCGGGCGGTACCGGCAGGCGTGCGCCCGGGCCGACGAGACCATCGCGGCGCTCCCCCTGGACGCGGTCGGCCGGGTACCCGGTGCGCCGGCCGGGACGACGCTGCACCGGGTCCTGACCCACATGGTCGCCGAGACCCAGCGGCACGCCGGGCACGCGGACATCGTGCGCGAGCTGATCGACGGGGCCGTGGGGCAGCGGCCGGACGGACTCAACGTGGCGCCCCGCGACCCGGCACACCTCGACCGGGTGGAACGGGCGGCGCGGGAGGCCGCGGCGCGCGGGAACTAA
- a CDS encoding Xaa-Pro dipeptidyl-peptidase — translation MPKRTRSALWRTLVTAAVTALTAALLTPAAAQAAPRESRPVYSYADAVRESVWVDTGLDEDGDGRTDRVAADIVRPAEPARQGRKVPVVMDASPYYSCCGRGNESQRKTYDAQGHVVQMPLFYDNYFVPRGYAFVGVDLAGSNRSDGCVDVGGRSDIQSAKAVIDWLNGRARAYTSRTGGTPVRAGWTNGRTGMIGKSWDGTIANGVAATGVKGLRTIVPISAISSWYDYYFAKGAPLYDGGPDELAGYVESADARAHCAAVQKKLADGSPRSGDWTPLWTERDYVKDAAKVRASVFLVHGMQDLNVRTKHFGQWWDALARHGVERKIWLSQTGHVDPFDYRRGAWVDTLHRWFDHELLGYDNGIDREPMADIERHPDQWVTSAAWPPRGTRTTVLHPAAGTQAGVGTLGLRRTAGTETFTDDPARSETDWAARLTTSTPEKAGFLTAPLARGVRLSGSSTVTVTATPTTTSAHLSAVLVDVGPDTIRDYADPAEGITTLSDRTCWGASTAGDSACFKKTVARTAAVDYTVVSRGWADLGHHAWPAKGVPLTPGRAYTITLDLAATDHVVPAGHRLALIVAGTDKDLIDPPSTRPTLTVDLSRTTARVALVGGTAAFARAVSGGGAAPTPTVLDGVHAPRPPRHVPAS, via the coding sequence ATGCCGAAACGCACGCGCTCCGCGCTCTGGAGAACGCTCGTCACCGCCGCCGTCACCGCCCTGACGGCCGCCTTGCTCACCCCGGCCGCCGCCCAGGCCGCGCCCCGGGAGAGCAGACCCGTCTACTCCTACGCCGACGCCGTCCGCGAGTCCGTGTGGGTGGACACCGGCCTCGACGAGGACGGCGACGGACGGACCGACCGCGTCGCCGCCGACATCGTCCGGCCCGCGGAACCGGCCCGGCAGGGCCGCAAGGTGCCGGTCGTCATGGACGCCAGCCCCTACTACTCCTGCTGCGGCCGCGGCAACGAGAGCCAGCGCAAGACCTACGACGCACAGGGCCACGTCGTCCAGATGCCGCTGTTCTACGACAACTACTTCGTGCCGCGCGGCTACGCCTTCGTCGGCGTCGACCTCGCCGGCTCCAACCGCTCCGACGGCTGCGTCGACGTCGGCGGCCGCTCCGACATCCAGTCCGCCAAGGCCGTGATCGACTGGCTGAACGGCCGCGCCAGGGCCTACACCAGCCGCACCGGCGGCACCCCCGTGCGGGCCGGCTGGACCAACGGCCGCACCGGCATGATCGGCAAGAGCTGGGACGGCACCATCGCCAACGGCGTCGCCGCCACCGGCGTCAAGGGTCTCAGGACGATCGTCCCGATCAGCGCCATCTCCTCCTGGTACGACTACTACTTCGCCAAGGGCGCCCCTCTCTACGACGGCGGCCCCGACGAACTGGCCGGCTACGTCGAGAGCGCCGACGCGCGGGCCCACTGCGCGGCCGTGCAGAAGAAGCTCGCCGACGGCAGCCCGCGCAGCGGTGACTGGACCCCGCTGTGGACCGAGCGGGACTACGTCAAGGACGCGGCCAAGGTGCGTGCCAGCGTCTTCCTGGTGCACGGCATGCAGGACCTCAACGTCCGCACGAAGCACTTCGGGCAGTGGTGGGACGCCCTGGCGCGGCACGGCGTCGAGCGGAAGATCTGGCTGTCCCAGACCGGGCACGTCGACCCGTTCGACTACCGGCGCGGCGCCTGGGTCGACACCCTGCACCGCTGGTTCGACCACGAACTCCTCGGCTACGACAACGGCATCGACCGCGAGCCGATGGCCGACATCGAACGCCACCCCGACCAGTGGGTCACCTCCGCCGCCTGGCCCCCGCGCGGCACCCGCACCACCGTCCTGCACCCGGCCGCCGGCACCCAGGCCGGCGTCGGCACCCTCGGACTGCGCCGGACCGCCGGCACCGAGACCTTCACGGACGACCCGGCGCGGAGCGAGACCGACTGGGCCGCGCGGCTCACCACGTCCACTCCGGAGAAGGCCGGCTTCCTCACCGCGCCGCTCGCCCGTGGCGTGCGCCTGTCCGGTTCCTCCACGGTGACGGTCACCGCGACACCGACCACGACGTCGGCGCACCTGTCCGCCGTCCTGGTCGACGTCGGCCCGGACACCATCCGCGACTACGCCGACCCGGCCGAGGGCATCACGACCCTCAGCGACCGCACCTGCTGGGGCGCCAGCACGGCCGGGGACAGCGCCTGCTTCAAGAAGACCGTGGCCAGGACGGCCGCCGTCGACTACACCGTGGTCAGCCGCGGCTGGGCCGACCTCGGCCACCACGCCTGGCCGGCGAAGGGCGTCCCGCTCACCCCGGGCCGGGCGTACACGATCACCCTCGACCTCGCGGCCACCGACCACGTCGTCCCCGCGGGGCACCGCCTGGCCCTGATCGTCGCCGGCACGGACAAGGACCTGATCGACCCGCCGTCCACCAGGCCGACGCTCACCGTCGACCTGTCCCGGACCACGGCCAGGGTCGCGCTGGTGGGCGGTACGGCGGCCTTCGCCCGGGCCGTGTCCGGCGGTGGCGCGGCGCCCACGCCGACGGTTCTGGACGGGGTCCACGCCCCGCGCCCCCCTCGGCACGTTCCGGCGAGCTGA
- a CDS encoding M1 family metallopeptidase produces the protein MHRRIIAPGALAAASLLLAIPASAASYSPGAQGIGDPYYPSYGNGGYDVSHYDLRLQYQPKTDELQGTATILAKTTQDLSSFDLDFLLDVSEVRVNGTKAAFTTSDQHELVVTPKTPLPKGTPITVVVRYSGVPSAKSAYGFTSWHRTPDGGVAANEPEAAWWWFPSNDHPTDKATYDVSVAVPDGTQALSNGTLQSTSSKLGWTRYNWRQNKPQATYLATLAVGRFDITTGTSDGGVPVVNAYSKDLGDTDGAARASVERTGELVDWLSGYFGPYPFSSAGGYVPNTTTGYALETQTRIYYSPRQFANGSNTSVVVHELAHQWYGDYVSVKGWKDIWINEGFARYAQWLWSEHEGEGTAQELADYVYASHPADDAFWTVKPGDPGPDEQFSSAVYDRGALAIQALRNEIGDDAFFAVLKGWPKSHAYGNASVADFQEYAEQVSGKPLSALFDTWLFQPSKPAAPAVRALVKTGTAVERPKSWKKIEATNEVHGH, from the coding sequence GTGCACCGCAGAATCATCGCCCCGGGAGCACTGGCGGCGGCCTCCCTCCTGCTGGCGATCCCGGCATCGGCCGCGAGTTACTCCCCCGGCGCGCAGGGCATCGGCGACCCCTACTACCCGTCCTACGGCAACGGCGGCTACGACGTCTCGCACTATGACCTGAGGCTGCAATACCAGCCGAAGACGGACGAGTTGCAGGGCACGGCGACGATCCTGGCGAAGACCACCCAGGACCTGTCCAGCTTCGACCTGGACTTCCTGCTGGACGTGAGCGAGGTGCGGGTCAACGGCACCAAGGCGGCCTTCACCACGTCCGACCAGCACGAACTGGTCGTCACCCCGAAGACGCCGCTGCCCAAGGGCACGCCGATCACGGTGGTGGTCCGCTACAGCGGGGTGCCGTCGGCGAAGAGCGCCTACGGCTTCACCTCCTGGCACCGCACGCCCGACGGGGGTGTGGCGGCCAACGAGCCCGAGGCCGCCTGGTGGTGGTTCCCGAGCAACGACCACCCGACCGACAAGGCCACCTACGACGTGTCGGTCGCGGTGCCGGACGGCACCCAGGCCCTCTCCAACGGCACGCTCCAGTCGACTTCCTCGAAGCTGGGCTGGACCCGCTACAACTGGCGGCAGAACAAGCCGCAGGCGACCTACCTGGCCACGCTCGCGGTCGGGAGGTTCGACATCACCACCGGCACCTCCGACGGCGGGGTACCGGTCGTCAACGCCTACAGCAAGGACCTCGGCGACACCGACGGTGCCGCGCGGGCCAGCGTGGAGCGCACCGGGGAGCTCGTGGACTGGCTGAGCGGCTACTTCGGGCCGTATCCGTTCAGTTCGGCGGGCGGCTACGTGCCGAACACGACCACCGGGTACGCCCTGGAGACGCAGACCCGGATCTACTACAGCCCGCGGCAGTTCGCGAACGGCTCCAACACCTCGGTGGTCGTGCACGAGCTGGCCCACCAGTGGTACGGCGACTACGTGTCCGTCAAGGGCTGGAAGGACATCTGGATCAACGAGGGCTTCGCCCGGTACGCGCAGTGGCTGTGGTCCGAGCACGAGGGCGAGGGCACCGCACAGGAACTCGCCGACTACGTGTACGCCTCCCACCCGGCCGACGACGCCTTCTGGACGGTCAAGCCGGGCGACCCGGGCCCGGACGAGCAGTTCAGCTCCGCCGTCTACGACCGGGGCGCCCTGGCCATCCAGGCGCTGCGCAACGAGATCGGTGACGACGCGTTCTTCGCGGTCCTGAAGGGCTGGCCGAAGTCGCACGCCTACGGCAACGCCTCGGTGGCCGACTTCCAGGAGTACGCCGAGCAGGTGTCCGGCAAGCCGCTGTCCGCGCTGTTCGACACCTGGCTGTTCCAGCCGTCGAAGCCGGCCGCACCGGCGGTCCGCGCCCTGGTGAAGACGGGTACGGCGGTGGAGCGGCCGAAGTCGTGGAAGAAGATCGAGGCCACGAACGAGGTGCACGGGCACTGA